The following are from one region of the Sphingomonas oryzagri genome:
- a CDS encoding NAD(P)H-dependent flavin oxidoreductase → MTMTHATAASIGHDRLARLMKRGTDFLGSEVAIMAGAMSWVSERNLVSAMSNAGGFGVIACGAMSPELLDAEIAATKALTSKPFGVNLITMHPQLNDLIDVCAKHGVGHVVLAGGLPPGGAIERIKASGAKVICFPPTLAFAKKLIRSGVDALVIEGMEAGGHIGPVSTSVLAQEILPAVAAELPVFVAGGIGRGEAMAGYLEMGAAGVQLGTRFVCATECIAHPNFKKAFIRASARDATASVQIDPRLPVIPVRALKNAAGELFTAKQREVAQALDEGKVEMMEAQLQIEHYWAGALRRAVIDGDVEHGSVMAGQSVGMVTKEEPLADILKSLVDEGAHALERRSGG, encoded by the coding sequence ATGACCATGACGCACGCCACCGCCGCCTCGATCGGCCACGATCGCCTCGCCCGCCTGATGAAGCGCGGGACAGACTTCCTCGGGAGCGAGGTGGCCATCATGGCCGGCGCGATGTCGTGGGTGAGCGAACGCAACCTGGTTTCGGCCATGTCGAACGCCGGCGGCTTCGGCGTGATCGCCTGCGGGGCGATGTCGCCCGAACTGCTCGATGCCGAGATCGCGGCGACCAAGGCGCTCACCAGCAAGCCGTTCGGCGTCAACCTGATCACCATGCACCCGCAGCTCAACGACCTGATCGACGTCTGCGCGAAGCACGGTGTCGGCCATGTCGTGCTGGCGGGCGGCCTGCCGCCGGGCGGCGCGATCGAGCGGATCAAGGCCTCCGGTGCCAAGGTGATCTGCTTCCCGCCGACGCTCGCCTTCGCCAAGAAGCTGATCCGCTCGGGCGTCGATGCGCTGGTGATCGAGGGGATGGAGGCCGGCGGCCATATCGGCCCGGTCTCGACCAGCGTGCTGGCGCAGGAGATCCTGCCGGCCGTCGCGGCCGAGCTGCCGGTGTTCGTCGCCGGCGGGATCGGGCGTGGCGAAGCGATGGCCGGCTATCTGGAGATGGGCGCGGCCGGCGTACAGCTCGGCACGCGCTTCGTCTGCGCGACCGAATGCATCGCGCACCCGAACTTCAAGAAGGCGTTCATCCGTGCCTCGGCCCGCGACGCGACCGCCTCGGTACAGATCGATCCGCGCCTGCCGGTGATCCCCGTCCGCGCGCTCAAGAACGCGGCCGGCGAGCTGTTCACCGCCAAGCAGCGCGAAGTCGCCCAGGCGCTCGACGAGGGCAAGGTCGAGATGATGGAGGCGCAGCTGCAGATCGAGCATTACTGGGCTGGCGCGCTGCGCCGCGCGGTGATCGACGGCGATGTCGAGCATGGCTCGGTGATGGCCGGTCAGTCTGTGGGCATGGTGACCAAGGAGGAGCCGCTGGCGGATATCCTCAAGAGCCTAGTCGACGAGGGCGCCCACGCGCTGGAGCGCCGCTCGGGCGGCTGA
- a CDS encoding L,D-transpeptidase family protein, with amino-acid sequence MIRSSSALLFVASSLLAIAAPTVAIAQPSQVVIDPVTDGSATELTVADADALKAGQYLWHPELGGDGKVQMVVDLMRQVAFVYRGDTLIGITTVSTGRDGYDTPLGTYPILQKEVKHRSNLYNSAPMPYMQRLTWDGVALHAGGVPGYRSSHGCVHLPDAFAKALYDETALGGEVAITEGGTTMADALPVVPDTTPADPNAPTLDDGEQAPAVVASNAP; translated from the coding sequence ATGATCCGCTCGTCTTCGGCCCTGCTATTTGTGGCCTCATCCCTGCTGGCGATCGCCGCGCCCACCGTAGCGATCGCGCAACCCTCGCAGGTCGTCATCGATCCTGTGACCGACGGCAGCGCGACCGAACTCACCGTCGCCGATGCCGATGCGCTGAAGGCCGGGCAGTATCTCTGGCATCCGGAGCTGGGCGGCGACGGCAAGGTGCAGATGGTGGTCGATCTGATGCGCCAGGTCGCCTTCGTCTATCGCGGCGATACGCTGATCGGCATCACCACCGTATCGACCGGGCGGGACGGCTACGACACGCCGCTCGGCACCTATCCGATCCTGCAGAAGGAGGTGAAGCATCGCTCCAACCTCTACAATTCCGCGCCGATGCCTTACATGCAGCGGCTGACCTGGGACGGCGTGGCGCTCCATGCCGGCGGCGTGCCAGGCTATCGCAGCTCGCACGGCTGCGTGCACCTGCCCGATGCCTTCGCCAAGGCGCTCTATGACGAGACGGCATTGGGCGGCGAGGTGGCGATCACCGAAGGTGGCACGACGATGGCCGACGCGCTGCCGGTCGTGCCGGACACGACGCCCGCCGATCCGAACGCCCCGACGCTGGACGATGGCGAACAGGCGCCCGCCGTGGTGGCGAGCAACGCGCCTTGA
- a CDS encoding L,D-transpeptidase family protein produces MQRLTSFIMRHKVGLAIAVGVAALAPAVVRIADIGGGVADAQPAAVHSAPKPVAKPVKVAAQSPIRADAGYAVKRVLDVPEPMKIGDYVWNEDGAPKTGRIVITVDLAAGVMSVFRDGYEIGAAAIMYGADDHPTPLGVFAISQKDATHVSNLYDAPMPYMMRLTNDGVTIHGSHMRRDGATHGCVAVPVEFAKLAFGQAKLGDTVIVTKGETLDVGEAIKAAG; encoded by the coding sequence ATGCAGCGCCTTACCTCCTTCATCATGCGCCACAAGGTCGGGCTGGCGATCGCGGTCGGTGTCGCCGCGCTGGCGCCCGCCGTCGTGCGCATCGCGGACATCGGCGGTGGCGTGGCCGATGCGCAGCCGGCGGCGGTGCATTCTGCGCCGAAGCCCGTGGCTAAGCCGGTGAAGGTCGCCGCGCAGTCGCCGATCAGGGCCGACGCCGGCTATGCCGTGAAGCGCGTGCTCGACGTGCCCGAGCCGATGAAGATCGGCGACTATGTGTGGAACGAGGACGGCGCGCCCAAGACCGGCCGCATCGTCATCACCGTCGATCTGGCGGCGGGCGTGATGTCGGTGTTTCGCGACGGTTACGAGATAGGGGCTGCGGCGATCATGTACGGGGCGGACGACCACCCGACCCCGCTCGGCGTGTTCGCCATCTCGCAGAAGGATGCGACGCACGTCTCCAACCTCTACGACGCGCCGATGCCCTATATGATGCGGCTGACCAACGATGGGGTCACCATCCACGGATCGCACATGCGCCGCGATGGCGCGACCCACGGCTGCGTCGCGGTTCCGGTGGAGTTCGCGAAGCTCGCCTTCGGGCAGGCGAAGCTGGGCGACACGGTGATCGTGACGAAGGGCGAGACGCTCGACGTGGGCGAGGCGATCAAGGCCGCCGGCTGA
- a CDS encoding glutamate--cysteine ligase, which produces MSTRTASTAADPVIESRDDLLAVFQKGEKPKENWRIGTEHEKFVFWKDTKRAPSYEEPGGIHALMIGLTKFGWTPIIEGENVIGLTGKDGGISLEPAGQFELSGAPLDNLHETCAETGRHLAQVKEIGDKLGIGFLGLGFWPDKTRAELPIMPKGRYKIMLDHMPRVGTLGLDMMLRTCTIQTNLDYSSEADMVKKFRVSLALQPLATALFANSPFKEGKPNGYLSYRSHIWTDTDPKRTGMLPFVFEDGFGYERYADYMLDVPMYFAFREGGYVDAAGLSFRDFLRGELSVLPGEKPTKADWNDHLSTAFPEVRLKSFLEMRGADGGPWNKICALPAFWVGLLYDDQALDAAWDLVKHWTVEDHHRIREQVPTLALDTKGPRGRSFRELGKLVLEIAHKGLAARQRFNASGDDETGFLQPLHEIVASGKVPAQDLLDRYNGAWGGDISRVYDEMAY; this is translated from the coding sequence ATGTCGACCCGCACCGCCTCCACCGCCGCCGATCCGGTCATCGAATCGCGCGACGATCTGCTCGCCGTCTTCCAGAAGGGCGAGAAGCCCAAGGAAAACTGGCGCATCGGCACCGAGCACGAGAAGTTCGTGTTCTGGAAGGATACGAAGCGCGCGCCCTCCTACGAGGAGCCGGGCGGCATCCACGCGCTGATGATCGGCCTCACCAAGTTCGGCTGGACGCCGATCATCGAGGGCGAGAACGTGATCGGCCTCACCGGCAAGGACGGCGGCATCAGTCTCGAACCCGCCGGCCAGTTCGAGCTGTCAGGCGCCCCGCTCGACAACCTGCACGAGACCTGCGCCGAGACCGGCCGCCATCTCGCCCAGGTGAAGGAGATCGGCGACAAGCTCGGCATCGGTTTCCTCGGCCTCGGTTTCTGGCCGGACAAGACGCGCGCCGAGCTGCCGATCATGCCCAAGGGCCGCTACAAGATCATGCTGGACCATATGCCGCGCGTCGGCACGCTGGGCCTCGACATGATGCTGCGCACCTGCACCATCCAGACCAACCTGGACTATTCCAGCGAGGCGGACATGGTGAAGAAGTTCCGCGTCTCGCTGGCCCTCCAGCCGCTCGCGACGGCGCTGTTCGCCAACTCGCCGTTCAAGGAAGGCAAGCCCAACGGCTACCTCTCCTACCGCTCGCACATCTGGACCGACACCGATCCGAAGCGCACGGGAATGCTGCCCTTCGTGTTCGAGGACGGCTTCGGCTACGAGCGCTATGCCGACTACATGCTTGATGTGCCGATGTATTTCGCCTTCCGCGAGGGCGGCTATGTCGATGCGGCGGGGCTTTCCTTCCGCGATTTCCTGAGGGGTGAACTGTCCGTCCTGCCCGGCGAAAAGCCGACCAAGGCCGACTGGAACGACCACCTCTCCACCGCCTTCCCCGAGGTGCGGCTGAAGTCCTTCCTCGAGATGCGCGGTGCCGACGGCGGCCCGTGGAACAAGATCTGCGCGCTGCCCGCCTTCTGGGTCGGCCTGCTCTACGACGATCAGGCGCTCGATGCGGCGTGGGATCTGGTGAAGCACTGGACGGTCGAGGACCATCACCGCATCCGCGAGCAGGTGCCGACGCTGGCGCTCGACACCAAGGGTCCGCGCGGCCGGTCTTTCCGCGAACTCGGCAAGCTGGTGCTGGAGATCGCGCACAAGGGCCTTGCCGCCCGCCAGCGCTTCAACGCGTCCGGCGACGATGAAACCGGCTTCCTTCAACCGCTCCACGAGATCGTGGCGAGCGGCAAGGTGCCGGCGCAGGACCTGCTCGATCGCTACAACGGCGCGTGGGGCGGCGATATTTCGCGGGTGTATGACGAGATGGCGTACTGA
- a CDS encoding aspartate kinase, translating into MARIVMKFGGTSMAGIERIRNVARQVKREWAKGEQVAVVVSAMSGETDRLVNFCREASPLYDTKEYDVVVAAGEQVTSGLLAIALQAIGVPARSWLGWQLPIRTSDAHASARISTIDTEALNASLANGEVAVIPGFQGQTEDGRVTTLGRGGSDTSAVAVAAAMKADRCDIYTDVDGVYTTDPRIVPRARKIPKITYEEMLELASVGAKVLQTRSVGLAMKEKVRVQVLSSFGDPDAEPTPGTFVVGEDEIGEGQVEQQLITGIAYDRNEAKITLVAVPDRPGAVASIFNPLAEASINVDMIVQNVAHGTGSTDVTFTVPGAELARSLDVLEKARETIGYEKLVPDTEVCKISVVGVGMRSHAGVAATMFEALAARGINIQAITTSEIKVSVLIHQDYTELAVRVLHTAYGLDAEDAA; encoded by the coding sequence ATGGCCCGTATCGTGATGAAGTTCGGTGGCACGTCGATGGCGGGCATCGAGCGTATTCGCAACGTGGCGCGGCAGGTGAAACGCGAGTGGGCCAAGGGCGAGCAGGTCGCGGTGGTGGTCTCCGCCATGTCGGGCGAGACCGATCGCCTCGTCAATTTCTGCCGCGAGGCCTCGCCGCTCTACGACACCAAGGAATATGATGTCGTCGTCGCGGCGGGCGAGCAGGTGACCAGCGGCCTGCTGGCGATCGCGCTGCAGGCGATCGGGGTTCCGGCGCGCAGCTGGCTCGGCTGGCAGCTGCCGATCCGCACCAGCGACGCGCACGCTTCGGCCCGCATATCGACGATCGACACGGAAGCACTCAACGCCAGCCTCGCCAACGGCGAGGTCGCGGTGATCCCCGGCTTCCAGGGGCAGACCGAGGACGGCCGCGTCACCACGCTCGGCCGCGGCGGTTCGGACACGAGCGCCGTGGCGGTGGCGGCGGCGATGAAGGCCGATCGCTGCGACATCTATACCGACGTCGACGGCGTCTACACGACCGACCCGCGCATCGTGCCCCGCGCGCGCAAGATCCCCAAGATCACCTACGAGGAAATGCTGGAGCTGGCGTCGGTCGGCGCCAAGGTGCTCCAGACCCGCTCGGTGGGCCTCGCCATGAAGGAGAAGGTGCGCGTGCAGGTGCTCTCCTCCTTCGGAGACCCTGACGCCGAGCCCACCCCCGGCACCTTCGTGGTGGGGGAAGACGAAATCGGAGAAGGCCAAGTGGAACAGCAGCTCATCACCGGCATCGCCTATGATCGCAACGAGGCGAAGATCACGCTCGTCGCGGTGCCCGATCGCCCCGGCGCGGTGGCCTCGATCTTCAACCCGCTGGCCGAGGCGAGCATCAACGTCGACATGATCGTGCAGAACGTCGCGCACGGCACCGGCTCCACCGACGTCACCTTCACCGTACCCGGCGCCGAACTGGCCCGCTCGCTCGACGTGCTCGAAAAGGCGCGCGAGACGATCGGCTACGAGAAGCTGGTCCCCGATACGGAGGTCTGCAAGATCTCGGTGGTGGGCGTGGGGATGCGCAGCCACGCGGGCGTCGCGGCGACGATGTTCGAGGCGCTGGCGGCGCGCGGCATCAACATCCAGGCGATCACCACGTCCGAGATCAAGGTCTCGGTGCTGATCCACCAGGACTATACCGAACTCGCGGTGCGCGTGCTGCATACGGCCTACGGGCTGGATGCGGAGGATGCGGCGTAA
- a CDS encoding 3'(2'),5'-bisphosphate nucleotidase CysQ: MPDPRLEAVAAVAAEAGALALGKAKDGFRRWEKAGGEPVCEIDLAVDHFLKGRLAAIDPEAGWLSEETADDKARLGARRVWVVDPIDGTRDYLRGRTGWAVSVALVEDGRPILGVLDAPARGEVWTAQAGEGAWRNGAAIRVAPRDTITGARVPADQLPRRDADLVAVSKPNSIALRIAMVAAGDADLVATLRWGHEWDIAAAVLIAAEAGASVTDALGVPMAFNTASAEAFGVLVTPPGIHEAAIRRLAAYAAIAERVGAR; this comes from the coding sequence GTGCCTGATCCGCGCCTGGAGGCGGTCGCGGCGGTCGCCGCAGAGGCGGGCGCGCTGGCGCTCGGCAAGGCGAAGGACGGCTTCCGGCGCTGGGAGAAAGCGGGCGGCGAGCCGGTCTGCGAGATCGATCTCGCGGTCGATCATTTCCTGAAGGGGCGACTGGCGGCCATCGACCCCGAAGCCGGCTGGCTCTCCGAGGAGACCGCCGACGACAAGGCGCGGCTGGGCGCGCGGCGCGTGTGGGTGGTCGATCCGATCGACGGCACGCGCGACTATCTGCGCGGGCGGACCGGCTGGGCGGTCTCGGTCGCGCTGGTCGAGGACGGGCGCCCGATCCTCGGCGTGCTCGATGCCCCGGCACGGGGCGAGGTGTGGACGGCGCAGGCGGGCGAGGGGGCGTGGCGCAACGGCGCGGCCATTCGCGTCGCACCGCGCGATACGATCACTGGCGCGCGCGTGCCGGCCGACCAGTTGCCGCGTCGCGACGCCGATCTCGTCGCCGTGTCCAAGCCCAATTCGATCGCGCTGCGCATCGCGATGGTCGCGGCGGGCGACGCCGACCTGGTGGCGACGCTCCGCTGGGGTCATGAGTGGGATATCGCCGCCGCCGTGCTGATCGCGGCCGAGGCGGGTGCGAGCGTCACCGACGCGCTCGGCGTGCCGATGGCCTTCAACACGGCCAGCGCCGAGGCGTTCGGCGTGCTGGTGACGCCGCCGGGCATTCACGAAGCGGCCATCCGGCGCCTCGCCGCTTACGCCGCCATTGCGGAGCGCGTCGGCGCGCGCTGA
- a CDS encoding TldD/PmbA family protein, translating to MLTVAEAQTRVHDLVALAKRAGADAADTLYVCNESTSVSVRLGALEDVERSEGETIGLRLFVGRRSASVSSSDLSKDALATLVDRAVAMAKEAPEDAYAGLAPEDRLLRGDAPSVDGDDGATVSPEALRARALEAENASRAVAGVTNSEGASASHGRTIIALATSHGFAGGYATSGHGCSASVIAGEGANMQRDYAHRSARHLEDLEAAEAIGRRAGERTVARLNPAKLSSGAMPILFDPRVGSSLLGHLAGAITGSSIARKTSFLLDALETEVFGKGITIVDDPHRVRGLGSKPFDGEGLPTARRELVADGVLTGWLLDSASARQLGLQPTGNAQRGIGGPPGVGTSNFYMEAGALSPAELMKDVKRGLYVTELIGQGVNPVTGDYSRGAAGFLIEDGEIGASVAEITIAGTLRDMFRALTPASDLVFERATDVPTIRIDGMTVAGA from the coding sequence ATGCTGACCGTCGCCGAAGCCCAGACCCGCGTCCACGATCTCGTCGCGCTCGCGAAGCGGGCCGGGGCCGATGCCGCCGACACGCTCTATGTCTGCAACGAGTCGACCTCGGTCTCGGTGCGGCTCGGCGCGCTGGAGGATGTCGAGCGATCGGAGGGCGAGACGATCGGCCTCAGGCTCTTCGTCGGCCGCCGATCGGCCAGCGTCTCCTCGTCGGATCTGTCGAAGGACGCGCTCGCTACGCTGGTGGACCGCGCCGTCGCGATGGCCAAGGAGGCGCCGGAGGATGCCTATGCCGGCCTCGCGCCGGAGGATCGGCTGCTGCGCGGCGATGCCCCGTCGGTCGATGGCGATGACGGCGCCACCGTCTCCCCCGAGGCGCTGAGGGCGCGCGCGCTGGAGGCGGAGAACGCCTCGCGCGCCGTCGCGGGCGTCACCAACAGCGAGGGCGCGTCGGCCAGCCACGGCCGCACGATCATCGCGCTCGCGACCAGCCACGGCTTCGCGGGCGGCTACGCGACCAGCGGCCACGGCTGCTCGGCCAGCGTGATCGCCGGCGAGGGCGCCAACATGCAGCGCGATTACGCGCACCGATCGGCCCGCCACCTTGAGGATCTCGAAGCCGCCGAGGCGATCGGCCGCCGTGCCGGCGAACGCACCGTCGCGCGGCTCAACCCGGCAAAGCTCTCGTCGGGCGCGATGCCGATCCTCTTCGATCCGCGCGTGGGATCGAGCCTGCTCGGCCATCTGGCGGGCGCGATCACCGGCTCCTCGATCGCCCGCAAGACGAGCTTCCTGCTCGACGCGCTGGAGACCGAGGTGTTCGGCAAGGGCATCACCATCGTCGACGACCCGCATCGCGTGCGCGGTCTCGGCTCCAAGCCGTTCGACGGCGAGGGGCTGCCGACCGCGCGGCGCGAACTGGTTGCGGACGGCGTGCTGACTGGCTGGCTGCTCGACAGCGCGTCCGCCCGCCAGCTTGGTCTGCAACCCACCGGCAACGCCCAGCGCGGCATCGGCGGGCCGCCTGGGGTGGGCACCTCCAACTTCTATATGGAAGCGGGCGCGCTCTCGCCGGCCGAGCTGATGAAGGACGTGAAGCGCGGCCTCTACGTCACAGAGCTGATCGGGCAGGGCGTGAACCCGGTGACCGGCGATTATTCGCGCGGCGCCGCTGGTTTTCTGATCGAGGACGGGGAAATCGGCGCGTCCGTTGCCGAGATCACCATCGCCGGCACCTTGCGCGACATGTTCCGCGCGCTCACCCCGGCGAGCGATCTGGTCTTCGAGCGCGCCACCGATGTTCCCACCATCCGCATCGACGGGATGACGGTCGCCGGTGCCTGA
- a CDS encoding 16S rRNA (uracil(1498)-N(3))-methyltransferase, whose amino-acid sequence MTATPAWPPESAPRLFVDHPLSEGAEVVLDSTQANYLLNVMRLKAGEAVRCFDDQTGEWAAELCSAGKRDARLRMVTHMTPREPVPDLWLVAAPIKRQRIDWMAEKACELGVDRLVPVLTRRAVVDKLNLDRLRAHTIEAAEQCGRTALPALEEPAKLDKVLRDWPADRTLYFADETGGEPFRPTPGPAAILIGPEGGFDPAEREAIRALPQARGISLGPRILRAETAALAAAAVWMSHAGDWR is encoded by the coding sequence ATGACCGCCACCCCCGCCTGGCCGCCCGAAAGCGCCCCGCGCCTGTTCGTCGACCACCCCCTCTCCGAAGGCGCCGAGGTCGTGCTCGATTCCACGCAGGCCAATTACCTGCTCAACGTGATGCGGCTGAAGGCGGGCGAAGCGGTGCGCTGCTTCGACGACCAAACGGGGGAGTGGGCGGCCGAACTCTGCTCGGCCGGCAAACGCGACGCGCGGCTGCGCATGGTGACGCACATGACGCCACGCGAGCCGGTGCCGGACCTCTGGCTGGTCGCCGCCCCGATCAAACGCCAGCGGATCGACTGGATGGCCGAGAAGGCCTGCGAGCTCGGTGTCGATCGCCTCGTGCCGGTGCTGACGCGGCGCGCGGTGGTGGACAAGCTCAACCTCGATCGCCTGCGCGCGCACACGATCGAGGCGGCCGAACAATGCGGCCGCACCGCGCTCCCCGCGCTCGAAGAACCGGCGAAGCTGGACAAGGTGCTCAGGGACTGGCCCGCCGACCGCACGCTCTATTTCGCCGACGAGACCGGCGGCGAGCCGTTCCGCCCCACCCCTGGCCCCGCCGCGATCCTCATCGGCCCCGAAGGCGGCTTCGATCCCGCCGAACGCGAGGCGATCCGCGCGCTCCCCCAGGCGCGCGGCATCTCGCTCGGCCCCCGCATCCTGCGCGCCGAGACGGCGGCGCTGGCGGCGGCGGCGGTGTGGATGAGCCACGCCGGGGACTGGCGCTGA
- a CDS encoding acyltransferase family protein — protein sequence MEARRFLALDGLRGVAALSILLFHRRWWVAGGHFLDHAWLAVDFFFLLSGFVLDHAYAQRLRADMHRGRFLLLRLIRLYPMTFAGAAIGVLLPLIRAVHNSVFDFRLPLVALINAMALPAPAAISAEPFAINQPVWSLFFELVASGAFAIVLARLSTRALAVAAAIAGAITIIVVAHFSTLAVGNHRNDLPWGLARVATPFIIGMLLHRLREAVRWLAIPFWAAAALLVASFLPVSGAWWDGAYSCIMVLIAYPLLLLGTQAREPDPQWLGVIRTGAFLSYPVYALHFPILALIDPIQRRLPMPGPLWLALAATIVVLIAAPLARWYDAPFRRYLRTWLAGRSAMQDGIG from the coding sequence GTGGAGGCTCGCCGTTTCCTGGCCCTCGATGGACTTCGTGGGGTAGCGGCGCTTTCCATCCTTCTGTTCCATCGGCGGTGGTGGGTCGCCGGCGGTCACTTTCTCGATCATGCCTGGCTGGCGGTCGATTTCTTTTTCCTGCTGAGCGGCTTCGTTCTCGATCATGCGTATGCGCAACGGCTGCGCGCGGACATGCACCGTGGCCGGTTCCTGCTGCTTCGACTGATCCGGCTGTATCCGATGACATTCGCGGGCGCGGCGATCGGCGTCCTGCTCCCGCTGATCCGCGCGGTCCACAATTCTGTTTTCGATTTTCGCCTTCCTCTCGTGGCGCTGATCAACGCGATGGCCTTGCCGGCGCCGGCCGCGATCTCCGCCGAGCCGTTCGCGATCAACCAGCCGGTCTGGTCCCTGTTTTTCGAGCTGGTCGCGAGCGGCGCGTTCGCAATCGTACTGGCCCGTCTTTCCACCCGCGCGCTCGCCGTGGCCGCCGCCATTGCCGGCGCGATCACGATCATCGTCGTTGCCCATTTTTCGACGCTGGCGGTCGGCAACCACAGGAACGACCTGCCATGGGGACTGGCGAGGGTCGCCACGCCGTTCATCATCGGTATGCTGCTCCACCGATTGCGCGAAGCGGTTCGATGGCTCGCCATCCCGTTCTGGGCGGCGGCGGCGCTTCTCGTTGCGAGCTTCCTGCCCGTATCCGGCGCATGGTGGGATGGCGCCTACAGCTGCATCATGGTCCTGATCGCCTATCCTCTCCTGCTGCTCGGCACGCAGGCGCGGGAACCCGATCCGCAGTGGCTGGGCGTGATCCGCACGGGCGCCTTTCTCTCCTATCCCGTCTATGCGCTCCATTTCCCCATTCTCGCGCTGATCGATCCGATCCAGCGCAGGCTTCCCATGCCGGGGCCGCTCTGGCTGGCGCTGGCCGCCACGATCGTCGTCCTGATCGCGGCGCCTCTCGCGCGCTGGTACGACGCACCGTTCAGGCGGTATCTCCGCACATGGCTCGCCGGAAGATCGGCGATGCAGGACGGCATTGGGTAA
- the ubiA gene encoding 4-hydroxybenzoate octaprenyltransferase, whose protein sequence is MTAIPSDTAVPDTETRGLLRLLPASARPYALLARFDRPIGGWLLFWPGCWAILLAGAPGLDAVRLIALFGIGAVAMRGAGCVYNDIVDRDLDARVARTRDRPLASGRVSLKGAWAFLIALCLIGFAVLVALNWPARWISMASLAPVACYPFMKRITWWPQAWLGIVFSWAALVGWAAVAGHVAPAGLLLYAGSILWVVGYDTIYALQDIEDDVLAGVKSSARAMGRHVRPGVAACYVGALLLWGVAYWLRRPDPLAVLALLPMALHLGWQVWTLDPAEPHGALHRFRSNRTAGLLMAMAALAVGSAG, encoded by the coding sequence ATGACGGCGATCCCTTCCGACACGGCGGTTCCCGATACCGAGACACGCGGCCTGCTGCGGCTGCTGCCCGCCAGCGCGCGGCCTTATGCTTTGCTCGCCCGCTTCGACCGGCCGATCGGCGGCTGGCTGCTGTTCTGGCCGGGCTGCTGGGCGATCCTGCTGGCGGGTGCGCCGGGCCTCGATGCGGTGCGGCTGATCGCTTTGTTCGGCATCGGCGCGGTCGCGATGCGCGGGGCGGGCTGCGTCTATAACGACATCGTCGATCGCGACCTCGATGCCCGCGTGGCGCGCACGCGGGATCGTCCGCTGGCGAGCGGGCGGGTGAGCCTCAAGGGCGCCTGGGCGTTCCTGATCGCGCTCTGCCTGATCGGCTTCGCGGTGCTGGTCGCGCTCAACTGGCCGGCGCGCTGGATCAGCATGGCGAGCCTCGCGCCCGTCGCCTGCTATCCTTTCATGAAGCGGATCACCTGGTGGCCGCAGGCGTGGCTGGGCATCGTTTTCTCGTGGGCGGCGCTGGTCGGCTGGGCGGCGGTAGCGGGGCATGTCGCACCGGCCGGGTTGCTGCTTTATGCCGGATCGATCCTGTGGGTGGTCGGCTACGATACGATCTACGCGCTGCAGGATATCGAGGATGACGTGCTGGCCGGCGTGAAGTCCTCGGCGCGCGCGATGGGGCGGCATGTGCGGCCCGGCGTAGCCGCCTGCTATGTCGGCGCGCTGCTGCTGTGGGGCGTCGCCTACTGGCTCCGGCGGCCCGATCCGCTTGCGGTGCTGGCGCTGCTGCCGATGGCGCTGCACCTCGGCTGGCAGGTGTGGACCCTCGATCCGGCCGAGCCGCACGGCGCACTTCACCGCTTCCGGTCCAACCGCACTGCAGGCCTGCTGATGGCGATGGCGGCGCTCGCGGTGGGCAGCGCGGGCTAG